A region from the Acyrthosiphon pisum isolate AL4f chromosome A1, pea_aphid_22Mar2018_4r6ur, whole genome shotgun sequence genome encodes:
- the LOC100570376 gene encoding uncharacterized protein LOC100570376: protein MPVVCCAPETVTREERLAVDEVIPEVLPGITLHFQSYKDGLVEDNLITYSRPRRQIVSRIR, encoded by the exons ATGCCAGTGGTGTGCTGTGCGCCGGAGACTGTGACCAGAGAAGAAAGACTAGCCGTAGATGAAGTCATTCCGGAAGTTTTACCCGGAATAACGC tgcattttcAAAGCTACAAAGATGGATTAGTCGAAGATAATCTCATCACCTACTCTCGACCTCGTCGTCAAATTGTGTCACGAATCCGATAA